Proteins encoded by one window of Streptomyces sp. NBC_01571:
- a CDS encoding PQQ-binding-like beta-propeller repeat protein, with the protein MTPLSTGDPESIGGYTLLGRLGAGGMGVVYLGVSATGRQVAVKLVRGPYAQEEEFRTRFRQEIEAARRVSGAFTAPVVDADPDADQPWMATLYVPGQNLAEVVRKNGPLSQRELRALGLGLTEALRDIQRAGLVHRDLKPGNVLMTEDGPRVIDFGISRASDHQSFTTTGRMIGTPPFMSPEQLASPRDVTPASDVFSLGSLLVFAAVGTGPFDADSPYITGYQVVFGTPDLGGVPEALLGIVERCLDKDPFARPELTDIHRMLQALPESDATGPPMTGQSAKPPRRPASRSAATTSAGAATGIGTGERRRARMLLTGLGAVLAVTGLCVGVGVFVSGSDTATATTTATATATTRAASLPDGWRPWRTKLRYDVKGVPLDYDSPGCLAEGSALFCGGTGFTAARIDAASGRTLWRTGTRPQGTQPVGVRDGLVYMYEEPDDRNRHVVALDAGTGHRRWQRDINPSEGAVLYDGGLLTLSPDYSSFVAYGPSGKELWRAPSLDEYCTPSALGGVPYALCSKGNEPGQTPVELMKLGPGRLTEMATLPKKAEALGAVGGQPLFLAPQTAKDVYEAGYERPYNALLRVAPETGEVRRIPLAHPLTGAATLVDGVVYFVRSDGSVTAVSADSGRRLWRKTTDVESLSAPAVSATYKRVYFSNRFGRLLALDSRTGAEVWRTSALNDPGDKVQSYPPRVLLVKDAVVAMAGYTVFSRRPDGPT; encoded by the coding sequence ATGACGCCCCTGAGCACCGGGGACCCGGAGTCCATAGGCGGGTACACCCTTCTCGGTCGGCTCGGGGCGGGCGGCATGGGAGTCGTCTATCTGGGAGTCTCCGCCACGGGACGGCAGGTCGCGGTCAAGCTCGTACGCGGGCCGTACGCCCAGGAGGAGGAGTTCCGGACACGCTTCCGGCAGGAGATCGAGGCAGCGCGCAGAGTGAGCGGCGCCTTCACCGCGCCTGTCGTGGACGCCGACCCGGACGCCGACCAGCCGTGGATGGCGACTCTCTACGTGCCGGGGCAGAACCTCGCCGAAGTCGTGCGGAAGAACGGCCCGCTGAGCCAGCGGGAACTCCGCGCACTGGGGCTGGGGCTCACCGAGGCGCTGCGCGACATCCAGCGGGCGGGCCTGGTGCACCGGGACCTCAAACCGGGCAACGTCCTGATGACCGAGGACGGGCCGCGCGTCATCGACTTCGGCATATCGCGGGCTTCCGACCACCAGAGCTTCACCACGACCGGGCGGATGATCGGCACTCCGCCCTTCATGTCACCGGAGCAACTGGCCTCTCCCCGGGACGTCACCCCGGCCTCGGACGTGTTCTCGCTCGGGTCGCTGCTGGTGTTCGCGGCGGTCGGCACGGGACCGTTCGACGCCGACAGCCCGTACATAACCGGCTATCAGGTGGTGTTCGGGACCCCGGACCTCGGCGGCGTACCCGAAGCGCTCCTGGGCATTGTCGAGCGCTGCCTGGACAAGGACCCGTTCGCACGGCCGGAACTGACGGACATCCACCGCATGCTCCAGGCGCTGCCGGAGTCCGACGCCACCGGGCCCCCGATGACCGGGCAGTCCGCGAAACCCCCGCGCCGCCCCGCTTCTCGGAGCGCGGCCACCACCTCCGCGGGCGCCGCGACCGGCATCGGTACCGGCGAGCGGCGCCGGGCCCGGATGCTGCTCACCGGCCTCGGTGCGGTGCTGGCCGTCACGGGGCTGTGCGTCGGGGTGGGTGTCTTCGTGTCCGGTTCGGACACCGCCACGGCCACCACCACCGCCACGGCCACGGCCACCACCCGGGCCGCGTCACTGCCCGACGGCTGGCGGCCGTGGCGGACGAAGCTGCGGTACGACGTGAAGGGTGTCCCTCTCGACTACGACAGCCCTGGATGTCTGGCGGAGGGAAGCGCCCTGTTCTGTGGCGGTACGGGTTTCACGGCCGCCAGGATCGACGCGGCCTCCGGCCGCACCCTGTGGCGGACCGGCACCCGCCCCCAGGGGACACAGCCGGTCGGCGTTCGCGACGGGCTGGTCTACATGTACGAGGAACCGGACGACAGGAACAGGCACGTGGTGGCCCTCGACGCCGGTACCGGGCACCGGCGGTGGCAACGCGACATCAACCCGTCCGAGGGGGCGGTCCTGTACGACGGCGGACTGCTGACCCTGTCCCCCGACTACTCGTCGTTCGTGGCTTATGGGCCTTCCGGCAAGGAACTGTGGCGGGCACCCTCGCTGGACGAGTACTGCACTCCGTCGGCACTGGGTGGCGTCCCCTACGCCCTGTGCTCGAAGGGCAACGAGCCCGGCCAGACCCCGGTCGAGCTGATGAAACTCGGGCCCGGCCGCCTGACCGAAATGGCCACACTGCCCAAGAAGGCGGAGGCGCTCGGCGCCGTCGGCGGCCAGCCCCTGTTCCTCGCCCCCCAGACCGCGAAGGACGTGTACGAAGCCGGGTACGAACGGCCGTACAACGCACTGCTGCGGGTGGCCCCGGAAACCGGAGAGGTCAGACGGATACCGCTGGCGCATCCACTGACCGGCGCGGCCACCCTTGTCGACGGCGTCGTCTACTTCGTCCGGTCCGACGGGTCGGTCACCGCGGTGTCGGCGGACAGCGGCAGACGACTTTGGCGGAAGACGACGGACGTGGAGAGTCTGTCCGCGCCCGCGGTGTCGGCGACGTACAAGCGGGTCTACTTCTCCAACCGCTTCGGCCGTCTGCTGGCACTGGACAGCCGCACCGGCGCGGAGGTCTGGCGCACCTCCGCACTGAACGACCCCGGGGACAAAGTGCAGAGCTATCCGCCACGCGTGCTGCTCGTCAAGGACGCGGTCGTGGCGATG
- a CDS encoding DUF4232 domain-containing protein, producing the protein MPVATRFVSRAAASSMVVAALTLAGFQATGQTASAAAEKAPSVVACTTANTELTVTEVSRPINHLLLKATNTGSKPCYAYIAPYLRAGADAQAPLPWAEETTPQAVVTLEPARSAYGGITTSTPDGEGGTRAKTLGVFFADRKGDATGKEKTLKLPKGGVFFNSTATVTYWQDNANDALSW; encoded by the coding sequence ATGCCTGTAGCCACTCGTTTCGTCTCCCGCGCGGCCGCCTCCTCCATGGTCGTCGCCGCCCTCACGCTCGCCGGCTTCCAGGCCACCGGGCAGACCGCCTCCGCCGCCGCCGAGAAGGCCCCCTCGGTCGTCGCCTGCACCACCGCGAACACCGAGCTGACCGTCACCGAGGTGTCCCGACCGATCAACCACCTGCTGCTCAAGGCCACCAACACCGGCAGCAAGCCCTGCTACGCCTACATCGCCCCCTACCTGAGGGCAGGCGCTGACGCCCAGGCGCCGCTTCCGTGGGCCGAGGAGACCACGCCGCAGGCCGTGGTGACGCTCGAGCCCGCCCGGTCCGCGTACGGGGGCATCACGACGTCCACCCCCGACGGCGAAGGCGGCACCAGGGCGAAGACCCTGGGTGTGTTCTTCGCGGACAGGAAGGGCGACGCGACCGGCAAGGAGAAGACCCTGAAGCTGCCGAAGGGCGGTGTCTTCTTCAACAGCACCGCCACCGTCACCTACTGGCAGGACAACGCGAACGACGCCCTCTCCTGGTAA
- a CDS encoding FG-GAP-like repeat-containing protein, with protein sequence MGRRALVRGATAAAVSFTLALGLGPLTAASAQGETVTGEVVVPATTSMVPRTGLLSAGPSGFLRYEEGRGQLWTTYDGVDTVVDASGTDAYGVTSAGAGSDVVAHFDSSARVVTLRNMTSGQVSTVALPEGHLYFSTLGSTVVTTTGTPGDSQWHLLDARDDGALSDRTVEGVPSGVVTESAAGLGDARGQVVQYRKGDDEVTGWLDIEQARFTALPYTVQAWYNLVALSPTHLVWFYDGTLYVASRQNPAAALRTVAVGDIAQVLGMVGDTVIVSRYDRSLGSSDTYRAVSRVEAVPLDGSARRTLLARTSRGAVATPDGGLLVAGGADTDHWGVSLVEAAAGGGVTVRRIADAYPQKTAHTVSQLTFAQGRLTTVELDPVGDWSYLHTRETGVAGSPTAGARTPRGRIVLEDYAGGRPRLLDTGDGRTVVSGFGTSAAQQPRLLGSTQSLPGTRIDSSRSYQTATAANGRFAALATPYDSAGKMETRIVDLDSGRTVFTTTESVRAIWGTTVWVMSGNDTVVPYDLLTGKQGESVWFGRGCLLNDFQAVGRWLLWNCVLNSEGQGVYDTVTKRNVTLVQGSGWEQAQLGDGFVATAAAGRLKVIDVRGGTPVAHTAGKFEGNAWDVDPYTGVIAQLRSDNSIRLTSSDVPVSALAQRDATVAASIDVKGGSAQWAPKWWLNKPAASWTLVIGDKTGKTVRTLTGALTRGVVSPAWNGKDGSARLVPNGAYNWKLTVTPADGQGAALTRTGSVKVTGAAAVRRDFVGSDGFGELVTLNGSGGLTYQYGTGKGTFTGKVTGSGWPTTVKAVPFGDLSGDRCNDVLVRFSSGSLRAYRPACGAAVTPSTAYTSLGTGWNQYDVLTSPGDVSGDGRADLIARQSSTGDVYLYKATSTGTFSARVRIASKWTGYKKVVGAGDLNGDGHGDLLAQDKSNELWRYNGTATGAFKARVKVFNDWGSSYNVIVGVGDITGDGRADLVSRDTSGTVWRNNGNGTGSFGGRTKIATGWQGYKGLF encoded by the coding sequence ATGGGCAGACGTGCGCTCGTACGAGGCGCCACCGCCGCCGCTGTTTCCTTCACGCTCGCCCTCGGGCTCGGCCCGCTCACGGCCGCCAGTGCGCAGGGGGAGACGGTCACCGGAGAGGTCGTCGTGCCGGCCACCACGTCCATGGTTCCCCGGACGGGTCTGCTGAGCGCGGGGCCCTCGGGGTTCCTCCGGTACGAGGAGGGCCGTGGCCAGCTGTGGACGACGTACGACGGTGTCGACACCGTCGTCGACGCCTCAGGTACGGACGCGTACGGCGTGACGAGTGCCGGCGCGGGCTCGGACGTCGTCGCCCACTTCGACAGCTCTGCCCGGGTCGTGACCCTGCGGAACATGACCTCAGGTCAGGTCAGTACGGTCGCGCTGCCCGAGGGGCACCTCTACTTCAGCACGCTCGGGTCGACGGTCGTCACGACGACGGGAACCCCGGGCGACTCCCAGTGGCATCTGCTCGACGCCAGGGACGACGGCGCCCTCTCCGACCGCACGGTGGAAGGCGTGCCCTCCGGCGTCGTCACGGAGTCCGCCGCCGGGCTGGGCGACGCGCGCGGACAGGTGGTGCAGTACCGGAAGGGCGACGACGAGGTCACCGGCTGGCTCGACATCGAGCAGGCGCGCTTCACCGCCCTGCCGTACACCGTGCAGGCGTGGTACAACCTGGTCGCGCTCAGCCCCACCCACCTGGTGTGGTTCTACGACGGCACCCTGTACGTCGCCTCCCGCCAGAACCCGGCCGCCGCCTTGCGGACCGTGGCGGTCGGTGACATCGCGCAAGTGCTGGGCATGGTCGGCGACACCGTGATCGTGTCCCGGTACGACCGCTCCCTGGGCAGCAGCGACACCTACCGGGCCGTCTCGCGCGTGGAGGCCGTCCCCCTCGACGGCTCCGCGCGGCGGACGCTGCTGGCCCGGACGTCCCGGGGCGCCGTGGCGACTCCGGACGGCGGGCTCCTGGTGGCGGGGGGCGCCGACACGGACCACTGGGGCGTCTCCCTCGTCGAGGCCGCCGCGGGCGGCGGGGTCACCGTGCGCCGGATCGCGGACGCGTACCCGCAGAAGACCGCCCACACGGTCTCTCAGCTCACCTTCGCCCAGGGCCGGCTGACCACCGTGGAGCTGGACCCCGTGGGTGACTGGTCGTACCTCCACACCCGGGAGACCGGCGTGGCCGGCTCCCCCACGGCAGGGGCGCGCACCCCGCGCGGCCGCATCGTGCTGGAGGACTACGCGGGGGGCCGCCCGCGTCTCCTCGACACCGGCGACGGCCGGACGGTCGTCTCCGGTTTCGGCACGAGCGCCGCACAGCAGCCCCGGCTCCTCGGGTCCACCCAGTCGCTGCCCGGCACCCGGATCGACAGCTCCCGCAGCTACCAGACGGCGACCGCCGCGAACGGCCGCTTCGCCGCCCTGGCCACGCCGTACGACAGCGCCGGCAAGATGGAGACCCGGATCGTCGACCTCGACTCCGGGCGCACGGTGTTCACGACGACGGAGAGCGTACGGGCGATATGGGGCACCACCGTGTGGGTGATGTCCGGCAACGACACCGTGGTCCCCTACGACCTGCTGACCGGGAAGCAGGGCGAGTCCGTGTGGTTCGGTCGCGGCTGCCTGCTGAACGACTTCCAGGCGGTCGGCCGGTGGCTGCTGTGGAACTGCGTTCTCAACTCGGAGGGCCAGGGCGTCTACGACACCGTCACCAAGCGGAATGTGACGCTCGTGCAGGGTTCCGGCTGGGAGCAGGCGCAGCTCGGTGACGGCTTCGTCGCGACGGCCGCGGCCGGACGGCTCAAGGTGATCGACGTGCGCGGCGGGACACCCGTGGCGCACACCGCCGGGAAGTTCGAGGGCAACGCCTGGGACGTCGACCCGTACACCGGTGTGATCGCCCAGCTCCGCTCCGACAACTCCATCCGTCTGACCTCGAGCGACGTGCCCGTCTCCGCCCTCGCCCAGCGCGACGCCACCGTCGCCGCCTCGATCGACGTCAAGGGCGGCAGCGCGCAGTGGGCCCCGAAGTGGTGGCTGAACAAGCCGGCGGCCTCCTGGACCCTCGTGATCGGCGACAAGACCGGTAAGACCGTGCGCACGCTCACCGGCGCTCTGACGCGCGGTGTGGTGAGCCCGGCCTGGAACGGCAAGGACGGCTCCGCCCGGCTGGTGCCCAACGGCGCCTACAACTGGAAACTGACCGTCACCCCCGCGGACGGGCAGGGCGCGGCGCTGACGAGGACGGGTTCGGTCAAGGTCACCGGAGCCGCCGCGGTCCGCCGCGACTTCGTCGGGTCGGACGGCTTCGGCGAGCTGGTGACGCTCAACGGCTCGGGCGGGCTGACGTACCAGTACGGGACGGGCAAGGGAACGTTCACCGGCAAGGTGACGGGCTCCGGGTGGCCGACGACGGTGAAGGCGGTGCCCTTCGGCGACCTGAGCGGCGACCGCTGCAACGACGTGCTCGTGCGGTTCAGCAGCGGTTCGCTGCGCGCCTACCGGCCCGCGTGCGGGGCGGCGGTGACGCCGTCCACCGCGTACACCTCGCTGGGCACGGGCTGGAACCAGTACGACGTGCTGACCTCGCCCGGCGACGTCAGCGGCGACGGCCGGGCCGACCTGATCGCCCGCCAGTCCTCGACCGGCGACGTCTACCTCTACAAGGCGACGAGCACGGGCACGTTCTCCGCCAGGGTGAGGATCGCGTCCAAGTGGACGGGGTACAAGAAGGTCGTGGGAGCCGGTGACCTCAACGGCGACGGACACGGTGACCTGCTGGCCCAGGACAAGTCGAACGAGCTGTGGCGCTACAACGGCACGGCGACCGGCGCGTTCAAGGCCCGCGTGAAGGTCTTCAACGACTGGGGCTCGTCGTACAACGTGATCGTGGGCGTGGGAGACATCACGGGCGACGGCAGAGCTGACCTGGTCTCCCGCGACACCTCCGGCACCGTCTGGCGCAACAACGGCAACGGCACGGGTTCCTTCGGCGGCCGTACGAAGATCGCCACTGGCTGGCAGGGATACAAGGGCCTGTTCTGA
- a CDS encoding NADP-dependent oxidoreductase — protein MKAISYSRYGGPEVLEYGEVRDPKVGPDTVLVKVRAAAVNPVDWKCREGHLDSILDAVFPVITGWDVSGVVVQPGASVTEFAVGDEVIGYVREDFLSRGTFAEYVAAPVRTLARKPRNLPFEEAAGLPLAGLTAFQALTKVMEVKGGETVLVHAAAGGVGSIAVQLAAHLGARVIGTASEYNHDYVRSLGAEPVKYGEGLAERVRALAPAGVDAALDTIGGQTTKTSADLLTPEGRLVSIADPEVVSHGGLYYFVRPDTDDLTRLSELAEEGVVSVHVSQTFPLERAAEAQRLNQEGRTRGKIVVKVDWPEPAPDYEGAL, from the coding sequence ATGAAGGCGATCAGCTACAGCCGGTACGGCGGCCCCGAGGTGCTGGAGTACGGCGAGGTCCGCGATCCCAAGGTCGGACCCGACACGGTTTTGGTGAAGGTGCGGGCCGCGGCGGTGAACCCCGTCGACTGGAAGTGCCGCGAGGGCCATCTGGACAGCATCCTCGACGCCGTCTTCCCGGTGATCACGGGCTGGGACGTCTCCGGGGTGGTGGTGCAGCCGGGCGCCTCGGTCACCGAGTTCGCCGTCGGCGACGAGGTCATCGGCTACGTGCGCGAGGACTTCCTCTCCCGGGGCACCTTCGCCGAGTACGTGGCCGCCCCCGTGCGCACGCTGGCCCGCAAGCCGCGCAACCTCCCCTTCGAGGAGGCGGCCGGGCTGCCGCTCGCCGGGCTCACCGCCTTCCAGGCGCTGACCAAGGTGATGGAGGTCAAGGGGGGCGAGACCGTGCTCGTGCACGCCGCCGCGGGCGGGGTCGGCTCGATCGCCGTCCAGCTCGCCGCGCACCTGGGCGCCCGGGTCATCGGTACGGCGAGCGAGTACAACCACGACTACGTGCGCTCGCTCGGCGCCGAACCGGTGAAGTACGGCGAGGGGCTGGCCGAACGGGTACGGGCGCTCGCGCCCGCGGGCGTGGACGCGGCGTTGGACACGATCGGCGGCCAGACGACGAAGACCTCGGCGGACCTGCTGACGCCGGAGGGCCGCCTGGTCTCCATCGCCGACCCGGAGGTGGTCAGCCACGGCGGCCTGTACTACTTCGTCCGCCCCGACACCGACGACCTGACACGGCTGTCCGAGTTGGCCGAGGAGGGCGTGGTGTCCGTGCACGTGTCGCAGACGTTCCCGCTGGAGCGGGCGGCGGAAGCGCAGCGGCTGAACCAGGAGGGGCGGACCCGGGGCAAGATCGTGGTGAAGGTGGACTGGCCCGAACCCGCCCCCGACTACGAGGGCGCCCTCTAG
- a CDS encoding FAD-binding oxidoreductase, which yields MSDFSRRYLLRASAAAGAGAVVVPGLMAAGAPDIAAASTSGLLAASDPTKGSSGRPPAKLTGHIVRPGDATYTDDRIDYDQLFSHYPLVIVFAQKTQDVVNALTWARQHNVALRVRSGRHALEGWSNIDNGIVIDVSQLKSVHVDTDARIAKVGAGLTQLEAVTTLAKQDLAVTTGSEGSVGLVGATVGGGLGPLNRWLGMACDSLIGTEVVVPSGRDCAKVIHADLKDHSDLLWALRGAGNGNFGIVTQLTYKVRPLKRIAYVQATWDGLTDLHGIFDAWQRTVPFADNRLGSEVEIHKSQILLFAWLAEGTAAEAKKLLAPILSIGTPDVQVQVGNWGPIFAGAQVPRSQEPANVKFFSQFAKKLFPKKAIDVIGYYMRNAPTEDSNYFVDAFGGAIKKEPRGGTAFVHRDAIFYGEIGAAWGTPSTTPGVCDPLTSTCQAWTAEFSQAMRRFVDGAYVNVPNVGMQEWETAYWGRRHFERLREIKAKYDPYNVFQYEQSIPPASR from the coding sequence TTGAGCGATTTTTCCCGCCGCTACCTGCTCAGGGCGTCTGCGGCCGCCGGCGCCGGGGCGGTCGTCGTCCCGGGCCTTATGGCCGCAGGCGCGCCGGACATTGCGGCCGCGAGCACCTCGGGCCTTCTGGCCGCGAGCGACCCGACTAAAGGGTCGTCGGGACGTCCGCCGGCGAAGCTGACCGGTCACATCGTCCGCCCCGGTGACGCCACGTACACGGATGATCGCATCGACTACGACCAACTGTTCTCTCACTACCCGCTGGTCATCGTCTTCGCCCAGAAGACCCAGGACGTGGTGAACGCCCTCACCTGGGCGCGGCAGCACAACGTCGCACTGCGGGTACGCAGCGGCCGCCACGCCCTGGAGGGCTGGTCGAACATCGACAACGGCATCGTGATCGACGTCAGCCAGCTCAAGTCGGTCCACGTCGACACCGACGCTCGTATCGCGAAGGTCGGCGCCGGCCTGACCCAGTTGGAAGCGGTGACGACGCTCGCCAAGCAGGACCTCGCGGTCACGACCGGAAGCGAGGGCAGCGTCGGCTTGGTCGGTGCGACGGTCGGCGGCGGCCTTGGCCCCCTCAACCGCTGGCTCGGCATGGCCTGCGACAGCCTGATCGGGACCGAGGTCGTCGTCCCGTCGGGTCGCGACTGCGCCAAGGTGATCCATGCCGACCTGAAGGACCACTCAGACCTGCTCTGGGCGCTCCGTGGGGCGGGAAACGGCAACTTCGGAATCGTCACGCAACTCACCTACAAGGTGCGCCCGCTCAAGCGCATCGCCTATGTGCAGGCGACCTGGGACGGCCTTACGGACCTGCATGGGATCTTCGATGCATGGCAGCGTACGGTACCGTTCGCCGACAACCGCCTCGGATCCGAAGTCGAGATCCACAAGTCCCAGATCCTGCTGTTCGCGTGGCTCGCGGAGGGCACGGCGGCAGAGGCCAAAAAGTTGCTGGCCCCGATCCTGTCGATCGGCACGCCCGATGTGCAGGTGCAGGTCGGTAACTGGGGCCCCATCTTTGCCGGAGCCCAGGTCCCGCGCTCGCAGGAGCCCGCCAACGTGAAGTTCTTCTCACAGTTCGCCAAGAAGCTGTTCCCGAAGAAGGCGATCGACGTCATCGGCTACTACATGCGAAACGCTCCCACGGAGGACAGCAACTACTTCGTCGATGCCTTCGGCGGGGCGATCAAGAAGGAGCCCCGCGGCGGCACCGCGTTCGTGCACCGCGACGCGATCTTCTACGGCGAGATCGGCGCAGCCTGGGGGACTCCTTCAACGACACCAGGCGTCTGCGACCCGCTCACCTCGACGTGCCAGGCCTGGACCGCCGAATTCAGCCAGGCGATGCGCAGATTCGTGGACGGCGCCTACGTCAACGTGCCGAACGTCGGCATGCAGGAGTGGGAGACCGCCTACTGGGGGAGACGCCACTTCGAGCGGCTGCGCGAGATCAAGGCGAAGTACGACCCCTACAACGTCTTCCAGTACGAGCAGAGCATCCCGCCCGCGTCACGCTGA
- a CDS encoding IS3 family transposase has protein sequence MISDFRTEHGISHRVSCRALGVSESWFYKHRTRQPTRRELRRQHLLEAVKGELDTSGGTYGSPKIWIRLMRQGWRVSVNTIAKIMAELGPVARKVRRRRGLTRPGKRPAAPDFVRRDFTAEAPDKVWCGDMTEIETGAGKLYLATVIDLFSRRLLGYAMGAPHDAELVVAALHMAAATRGGDVRGVLFHTDRGSEYGSRRFRRACRRLGVFQSMGRVGSCVDNAVSEAFNSVLKVEYVHRHAFAARTEARIRIASWITDFYNSRRLHSVCGFKSPIDYEHGYWASLGEGLAA, from the coding sequence ATGATCAGCGACTTCAGGACCGAGCACGGCATTTCGCACCGCGTCTCCTGCCGCGCCCTGGGCGTGAGCGAGTCGTGGTTCTACAAACACCGCACCCGTCAGCCCACCAGGCGTGAGCTGCGCAGACAGCACCTGCTCGAAGCGGTGAAGGGAGAGTTAGACACGTCCGGCGGCACCTACGGCTCGCCAAAGATCTGGATCAGGCTGATGAGGCAGGGCTGGCGGGTCTCGGTGAACACCATCGCGAAGATCATGGCCGAGCTGGGCCCGGTCGCGCGGAAGGTGCGCAGACGGCGGGGGCTGACCCGGCCGGGCAAACGGCCGGCCGCCCCGGACTTCGTGCGCCGCGACTTCACCGCCGAGGCACCCGACAAGGTCTGGTGCGGGGACATGACGGAGATCGAAACCGGTGCGGGCAAGCTGTACCTGGCCACGGTCATCGATCTGTTCTCCCGCCGCCTGCTCGGCTATGCGATGGGTGCCCCTCACGATGCCGAACTGGTCGTCGCCGCTCTGCACATGGCCGCGGCGACCCGCGGCGGGGACGTCCGCGGCGTTCTTTTCCACACGGACCGCGGCAGCGAGTACGGCTCTCGGAGGTTCCGCCGGGCCTGTCGCCGGCTGGGCGTCTTCCAGTCCATGGGCCGGGTCGGCTCGTGCGTCGACAATGCCGTCAGCGAGGCGTTCAACAGCGTGCTGAAGGTCGAGTACGTCCACCGGCACGCCTTCGCCGCACGCACCGAGGCCCGGATCCGGATCGCGTCCTGGATCACCGACTTCTACAACAGCCGTCGGCTCCACAGTGTGTGTGGCTTCAAGAGCCCGATCGACTACGAACACGGCTACTGGGCCAGCCTCGGTGAGGGGCTGGCTGCATAG
- the dcd gene encoding dCTP deaminase — protein MLLSDKDIRAEIDAGRVRIAPYDESMVQPSSIDVRLDRYFRVFENHRYPHIDPSIEQADLTRLVEPEGDEPFILHPGEFVLASTYEVITLPDDLASRLEGKSSLGRLGLVTHSTAGFIDPGFSGHVTLELSNLATLPIKLWPGMKIGQLCMFQLSSPAEFPYGSDRYGSRYQGQRGPTASRSFLNFHRTQV, from the coding sequence GTGCTTCTCTCAGACAAGGACATCCGGGCCGAGATCGACGCCGGACGGGTGCGGATCGCTCCCTACGACGAATCCATGGTGCAGCCGTCGAGCATCGACGTGCGGCTCGACCGCTATTTCCGGGTGTTCGAGAATCACCGCTACCCCCACATCGACCCCTCCATCGAGCAGGCGGATCTGACGCGGCTGGTCGAGCCCGAGGGCGACGAGCCGTTCATCCTGCACCCCGGGGAATTCGTCCTCGCCAGTACGTACGAGGTCATCACGCTGCCCGACGACCTCGCCTCGCGGCTCGAGGGCAAGAGCTCCCTCGGGCGGCTCGGCCTCGTCACGCACTCCACGGCGGGGTTCATCGATCCCGGTTTCTCCGGGCACGTGACCCTGGAGCTGTCCAACCTGGCGACGCTGCCCATCAAGCTCTGGCCGGGCATGAAGATCGGGCAGCTGTGCATGTTTCAGCTCAGCTCGCCGGCCGAGTTCCCGTACGGCAGTGACCGGTACGGCTCCCGCTACCAGGGGCAGCGCGGACCGACCGCCTCCCGGTCCTTCCTCAACTTCCACCGGACCCAGGTGTGA
- a CDS encoding phosphoribosyltransferase yields MTEARENLTYERFGTAVRELAQTIADDGYEPDIVLSIARGGVFVAGGLAYALECKNIHLVNVEFYTGVGTTLEMPVMLAPVPNVIDFSDKKVLITDDVADTGKTLKLVHDFCVDTVAEVRSAVIYEKPHSLVKCEYVWKRTDEWINFPWSVLPPVRKAGEPITPSKDAL; encoded by the coding sequence ATGACCGAAGCGCGCGAGAACCTCACCTACGAGCGGTTCGGGACCGCCGTCCGTGAACTCGCCCAGACCATCGCCGACGACGGATACGAGCCGGACATAGTGCTCTCCATCGCGCGCGGGGGTGTCTTCGTCGCGGGCGGCCTCGCCTACGCCCTGGAGTGCAAGAACATCCACCTGGTGAACGTCGAGTTCTACACGGGCGTCGGAACCACCCTCGAGATGCCCGTCATGCTCGCCCCCGTCCCCAACGTGATCGACTTCTCCGACAAGAAGGTCCTGATCACGGACGACGTCGCCGACACCGGCAAGACGCTCAAGCTCGTGCACGACTTCTGCGTCGACACCGTCGCCGAGGTCCGCAGCGCCGTGATCTACGAGAAGCCCCACTCGCTGGTGAAGTGCGAGTACGTGTGGAAGCGTACCGATGAGTGGATCAACTTCCCGTGGAGTGTTCTGCCTCCCGTTCGTAAGGCGGGGGAGCCGATCACGCCGTCGAAGGACGCGCTCTGA